Part of the Candidatus Brocadia sinica JPN1 genome, AAGGTGGAACTTTTTGACTGCAGTGAAACAGACCTCGGGGGATTCAGAGAAGTCACCTTTTCCATTGAGGGAAATAACGTGTACCAAAAGCTGCGCTTTGAAAGTGGAACCCATCGCGTTCAAAGGGTACCGCGGACAGAAGCCAGCGGCAGGGTTCACACATCAACGGCGACGGTAGCTATTCTTCCGGAAATTGAAGAGGTAGAAATCGATATCAACCCGAACGATATTTTAGTGGACACATTCCGTGCCTCTGGCCCTGGCGGGCAAAAGGTCAATAAAACCAGTTCTGCTGTCAGGATTACGCATGTTCCCACGGGGTTGGTTGTAAAATGCCTTGACGAAAAATCCCAGCACAAAAACCGGGCAAAGGCCATGCGTATCCTAAGAAGCCGCCTATACGAATTAATCGAGGGGCAAAAGCGGAATGAACGCGACCAAATACGCCGTGATCAGATTGGAACCGGTGATCGCAGTGAGAAGATACGCACCTATAACTATCCGCAAAATCGGGTTACCGATCATCGGATAAACTTCTCCGTACATAATCTGGAACAAGTAATGCTGGGATATCTCGACGAAATCGTTGACGCTTTAATGGGCTATTATAAAGACGAGCAATTAAAGCAACTTGCGGCAAGCATATAAAAGAACCGTTAATAAATCAGACAAAGATGCCGCCCGAAACTCATGGAACAAGCATGCCTCATGAAGATTCAACACAAGATGCAAATTACCACCCACTCATTCAGGATTCCCAGGATAAAGACGTTACCGGAGGGAAGAAAAATGCATTTCCGGACAAATATACCGTGTCCAGTCTCGTTCAGTGGGCAAGTACGATGCTACAAATGCATGGCATCGATTCCCCGCGTCTGGATGCGGAGGTTATTTTATCATATCTTTTGGGTTGTAAACGCATCGACCTTTATGTAAACCCTGAAAAGCCCATAGAAAATGCTCTGGTGATAAGCTACCAAAAAGCCGTCCAGAGGCGTGCACTACGGGTTCCGCTACAATATATCACCAATCATGCAGAATTTATGTCCCTGGATTTTTACGTAGACGAACGGGTGCTCATTCCGCGCCCTGAAACGGAATTGGTTGTTGACACCGTTATGAAAAGGGCAGAAACCCTATCCGAAGAAAATGAGATTGTCATTGTGGATATTGGGGTGGGAAGCGGTAACATTGCAATAGCTTTGGCAAAAAAACTAGAGAAAGCCAGGATATTTGGCATAGACATATCACCAGGCGCCTTAGCGGTAGCCAGAATCAATGCTCAAAAACACGAAGTGCTCGATAAGATAACCTTTTTCTGTGGCGATGTCTTCAAACCGCTCGAAGGATACGGAATCGAATCAAAGGTAAATTTCATAGTATCCAACCCCCCTTATATATCAAGCGACGAATTCAATATCCTGCAAAAGGAGGTAAGGGATTATGAACCGTATGCTGCACTTGTCAGTAGCCAGGATGGTTTACACATGTTCAAACGTATTATCTCACAGGCAAATACATGGCTGAGATCCGGAGGTTTTATTATTTTTGAGGTCGGTGAAAAACAGGCACACCAGGTAGGGATGTTGTTAGAGAAGACAGGGTGTTTTAAAAAGCCGGAATGTATGAAGGACTATCAGCACATAGACCGCATCGTCATTGCACAAATGGAGGGGGATTGTGGATAAAATCGTCATTGAGGGAGGAAATTGTTTAGAGGGAAGTGCAAGAATTAATGGGGCAAAAAACGCTGCCTTACCCATTATGGCAGCCTGTTTATTATTAAATGGTCCGTCTCGGATAAAAGGAATACCAAATATTGTCGATATCCAGACACAATCGGAAATACTGAGAAATCTTGGAGGAGAAGTCAAAAAACTTGACGATGAAACCCTTGAAATAATATTCAGGGATGGGGAAAATAGCGATAAATTCACAGCGCCCTATGAACTTGTCAGAAAGATGAGGGCATCCATATGCGTTTTAGGCCCGTTGTTAAGCAAGAGACGCAGGGCAAAAGTCTCCTATCCCGGAGGGTGTGTTATTGGTCAACGTCCCATCGATTTGCACATAAAAGGGCTTAGCGCATTGGGCGCCCAGATAGAAACGACGGAAGGTTACGTAAACGCTTCAGCGGATAAGCTGGTAGGAACAAATATTTCTTTTACGGGAAAAACAGTACTTGGAACGTGCAATGTTATGACTGCGGCTGTATTGGCAGAAGGTACAACCACAATCGAGTACGCAGCTTGCGAACCTGAAGTGCAGGATCTTGCAAATTTCTTAAACAAAGCAGGCGCAAAAATTACCGGCATTGGTGAAAGCAAGTTAACGATTGAAGGCGTTCAGGAATTACGTGGTGTTGACTATGAAATCATTCCTGATCGGATTGAGGCAGGAACCTTTATGATTGCCAGCGCTATTACCAGGGGTGACATAACACTGCAAAATGTAAGGGCAGACCATTTAAGCGCGGTGATCGATAAATTAAGAGAAACCGGTGTAGAAATAACTATTACCGGCAATGAAATCAGAGTCAAAGGGAATACTGTATATCATGCCGTTGACCTGATGACAGTACCTTATCCGGGCATGCCTACTGATATGCAGGCGCAGTTTATGGCCTTGTTGTGCATTGTGGAAGGAAAAAGCATTATTACCGAAAAGATATTCCCCGATAGATTTATCCATGCTGCTGAATTGCGGCGGATGGGTGCCGATATCCGTGTAGATGGACCCAGCGCGATTATAAGGGGGGCCCCTTTTCTCTCCGGTACCGAAGTAATGGTTTCTGATCTGCGTGCCGGCGCAGGTCTTGTACTCGCTGGTTTGGTGGCAAAAGGGACTACACATATACATCGCGTTTATCATTTAGACCGGGGATATGAACGGCTCGAAGACCGCCTATCGAAGCTTGGCGCAGCCATAAAACGCGTTAGAGTGTAGGCGCGCCTTGAAGTGTTGGATGCCTTGAACGGTTGAAAAGACCATTTCTGCAAGACAGACCCTCCGGAGAGAAGTTTGTGCCTCTGCATGTACAATGGAGTAATTCGTTTTCATTGTTTAGTAGTATTTCCGACATGAATATTCGTTGACCACATCTCTGTTTGAGTTGTATCCCCTTCTCCACAAAATGCCTGTCCCCTATCATAAATTGAGTTATCCAGTTTAAACGGTATTACAAAACCATCCTCGTTAATATCGGTGACAACAATCTTACAAAGAGTCCCAAAAACACCAAATGGCAGGTACTTGCGGGGGGCATTCTGGTCAGGAGCGGTTAATCTATACCTGCCATCCCCGAGATTTTTTAACGTCCAATCCTGGCATAAGCCGCCCTCATTAAAAGAAGTAAGTGTTACTTCATAAGGCTTGTCGGTACCGATCCAGAAATGAAAATCATTAATATATCGTGGTGCATGTTCACACCACATAAATATTTCAGCCCTGTTGTATTTAATAATAGAAGGAGCAGTAAAACGAATAACCCCCACGTTCGTCTTGCTGAAAATCGAAGAAGGGTCTATTTCGTCTTGCAATAAAGGGGTGCCGGTAACGCCATTATAGGTAATTTCACTCGCCACCTTGAAACTCCCGTCCTCAGGCTTTTTGGGAGAAATATACTTTATTTTATATTGACCTTTTACATCAGTAATCGTCTGTTTAAATCTTTCCTGTAAAACCTTCAGATTTTCAGCGTAAACATAGGTGCCCCCGGTTTCAAAAGCAATGTTTTTTAACACATTTTCCTCACGTATATTACCTATTCCAACCGCAAAAATATGGACGTTCCGGTCTTTTGCTAATGCGATAATGTCATCGGGGGTCTTGAAACTGCTATTGTCAAATCCGTCTGATAAAAACACAAGTGTTTTAAAGACATTCGGATCAGGTTTTTCCGGAAACTGTTGCAGTCCTTTTTGCACGGCATCCCAGCAGCATGAAAAGTCACTATATATCTTACTTGTGCTGAAATTGTTAATAGCCTCTTTTGCTGAATTTTTATAGGTAGTAAATGATTGAAGGACTGCCGGTGGTTCATCAGGCCGATGGAATTCTACCACCCCTATTTGATGTGTTTCTTTCAGGCTATCAATTAAATCATTTACACTTGCGAGCATCTTATTAATATCCTCATTTGTTTCATACATTGACGCTGAAAAATCCAAAACAAGCATTACTTGTAATTCAAAATCGTCTTGTGCATAAAGAAGTGCATGACTTTCCAGATAGTCAATTTCATTGTTGTTTTCCCATATTTTTATGTTTTTCCAGTCAACTTTGTCTGGAGCAAATAGAATAGCGTGATTATTCTGATTTCGTAAAGAAAATATAAATTGAACGGTGCTTGGAAACTGATGGTCGTTCGTTTGATTTAGCACTTTAATTGACGAAAGGGGCTGAAAAATCTTTATTGGTCCAACTTCATCAAATAGTTTGGAGTCTCCGGCATCCTCTACCCTAATCGCATAACCGCTGTCCTCCCTTACAAAGTTACTGACCTTCCACAGAAAAGACCCTTTACCATCACTGTCTTTTCTGTAGTTATAATTCTGCGCAATTGTTTCAATATTCTCTCCTCTTAAAGATAAAGAAATATTGGCAAAATTACTCACGCCCGAAGTTGCTGACCATTCTGTCAATACTTCATCGCCAATTGAAAAAGAGGAATTTGTTGTCGGGGAAGTAATAATTATTTTTTCCTTCTCTTTTTGAGCTAATATCCGAACAACACTGTCTCCTCCATTTGTAAAAATCCGTAATTCTTCTATAGTACTTTCCGGAGGAAGAAGACGTCTGTCAATCTTTACAACAATTGTTTCCTGCTCATCTTCAACAGTGCCTGATATTGGCTGAACAGTAAGCCATCCTGGAGCTTGCCTGGCATCAATAGTAAATTTTAACGGAGTAACTCCTCGTTGAAAGAAACCTCTGGCCTTTGCCGTATTTTTTACGGTAAACACCATTTCATTTTTTTTGTCGCCAAAATCCAAACCAATCGGAGAAAGGTTCAGAACTGGCGGGACGTTTCTGCGCAACAGCAGGATCACGACTGCTATCAATAGCAGGATGAGGGGAAATGCTACATATATTGCCTTCTTCTTTCTTTTTTTGTTATTTTCAAAAGACATTTTTTAGGCTCCTGTTTTTCTGTCATGTATTCAAAACAATCAAATGGTTGAATATGCATTCTCCTGCAAGGGGGCGTTCCAAACCATATTCACCATATTAACCAAAGAGGAAATTGCCGTCAATACATTTATCATTGCAACGTAATCGTTTTCTCTATGGGATTGATAATATTGATAATAAGGTAATTGCATTACAAATTACTGACTTATAGTACTGCAGTGGACTTGAATTGCTATGCCACAGCAATCACTGAAATGGCATATTATATGATATGCGCAATAGAGTATCGTAATTGTAATCTTTGGTGAGAAGTAATGATTCCAGATGATGTAATCCAAAAAACTTGAAACCATACTTTGCCAAACTCTTTAAAAATTTACACTTAAATCCATTTCTGAACTGTTGAATGCCCACTTGATAATAATAGTTCTGCCGTTCATCATGTTACGAAAGCAGTATCATGAAATCGTGAAAATGTTCATTTTTTTCATAGTAACAGAAATTTTTGTATAAAAAACGAACAAAAAAGTGAAAAAAAGTGTATTTGTAATTCTATTTTTTGTATTGGGATTATCCGATACGACATTTGCAGCCCAGGACCCTCAAATACAATATTTAATTGATCGTCTTCATATTCTTGAAAAAACGGTTAATATCCAAAAAGAGGAAATATGCGCCCAAAAAAAAGAAATTGAGACACTGAGAGATGAAGTTACAACATTAAAGGAGGAAAAATCCCAGGTACTTCCTCACCTTACAAGAGAAAAATGTGCCGATTCTTTTGCAAAAGAGATTAGAGAAGATTTGAAACCCATTTCAGATGAAAAATCCTTTAATATATCAAATGACAATCAAAGCGCTGAGGAGACTAACAAATCTGTGGCCGATACTTCCTCATCTTATGTCAGGGTAGGATATGAGACAGGGAAAGGTTTCTATCTTAATACCGTGGATGATAAATATCTGTTAAATATCCACCAAAGGACTCAACTTCTTTACACTTTTACCGATAACGACTGTTCTGAAGATGTCAGCTCATTTCGCATCCGTCGTCAAAGGGTTAATTTTGAAGGCCATGTATTCACCAGTAACCTTACCTATGAAGTGGAATGGGATCTTTTTGCAGAATCCGGCAGGGGAGAGTTAAAGGATGCATATATCAACTATAAACTGGCAGACTGGCTTCAGCTTCGTGGTGGGCAATGGAAGGTCCCTTATAACCGGCAGAAGATGATATCTTCTGCAAAGATGCAATTTGTAGACAGGTCACTGGCAAGCGAAGAGTTCCATTTGAGCAGAGATATAGGCATCATGATGCATGGAGAATCCGTGGAAGAACTTTTTGAGTATAAGCTTGCTGCCATGCAGGGGGCCGGCGAAAATGAAAAGAAAAATGACGACACCAAACACCTCTATGTAACTCGGTTTGCCATAAACCCTTTTGGAAAATTTAAATCATATTCTGAATCTGACCTCGAGCATGAAAAAACACCCAAGCTGGCATTAGGCGCCGCATATGCCGTGAATAGCGGCAAACAGTTGTTTGTTAGAGACGAGATTATGACCTTCCATAACGATCTTGACGTAGAACAGGCTACGGTAGATGTTAGACTCAAATGGCTCGGTTTTTCTTTTATCAGTGATTGTTTCTGGAGAGATATCGATGCCCACGAAGGAGAAGAGGAAGGGTTTAGGTCGGGCGGTATTATTGCCAATGGCTATACTGTGCAAGGTGGGTGCTTTGTGCCTGTTTCGTCGCTCCAGAAACATCTGGAATTTGCTGGACGGTATAGCCGAATTGATCCGGATACCGAAATAGTCAATGACTCAAAGAGCGAGGTGGGTTTCGGCATCAATTGGTTCTTTAAAGGCCATGGCCATAAGCTCCAGGCTGATATTAGACGCATAACTACTCAACAGGATCCACCGCAGGATGAAAAACGAGACATTGAATTCAGGATGCAATATCAGCTAATATTCTGACAAACTGTTCGGTAACCGATTGGCATGAGATGGTAAAAATAAAGTGTGCTCATCCAAATGGACGGCAAGGATTCTCCTCTTTTCAATGAATAACAATATAATGATCGCTACAAAAACTCTTGACAATAGCAAAAATATGATATCAAATCTCAGAGTCGAAGTTTGCAGGGTGATAATCCTCTGGCTACAAAATTATCGGATTAACAGGAGCCTTCCGGGGTAAATCATGAGTAGAGCAATTGTCACGGGTTTCATTCTCTTGTTGAATTTTATCCTTGCAGGAATTGCCTATAATCAGGAGGCGCCACAAAAGAACGTTATCACCATGGGCAGAGTCACTGAAAAAGTGTTTAAGCTACAAAAGGACATTGAACCCATCATAACCTATCTGGCATCCAGGCTCCGGGATGTGGGAATTGAACGGGGGGAGGTAGTGCCCGTCAGTAATAATAAGACGATAATCAGGTACTTGAGAGAAGGAAAAATCGATATCGTTCTGGAAACGCCATTTTCAGCCCAGACGTATAGAGCCGGGGCAAATGTGACCCCCATACTTCTGGTCTGGA contains:
- the prmC gene encoding peptide chain release factor N(5)-glutamine methyltransferase, which gives rise to MPPETHGTSMPHEDSTQDANYHPLIQDSQDKDVTGGKKNAFPDKYTVSSLVQWASTMLQMHGIDSPRLDAEVILSYLLGCKRIDLYVNPEKPIENALVISYQKAVQRRALRVPLQYITNHAEFMSLDFYVDERVLIPRPETELVVDTVMKRAETLSEENEIVIVDIGVGSGNIAIALAKKLEKARIFGIDISPGALAVARINAQKHEVLDKITFFCGDVFKPLEGYGIESKVNFIVSNPPYISSDEFNILQKEVRDYEPYAALVSSQDGLHMFKRIISQANTWLRSGGFIIFEVGEKQAHQVGMLLEKTGCFKKPECMKDYQHIDRIVIAQMEGDCG
- the prfA gene encoding peptide chain release factor 1: MNDKLLKKLEKIYERYTELERLLSDPEVIADSGRYTTCIKEHGSLSKMANKYLQLTETLARKKETEGLLAQESEDKELAKMAQDELGFLEKQEEALFDEIKGLFITEDKISGKNVIAEIRAGTGGEEAAIFAADLFRMYTKYAENQGWKVELFDCSETDLGGFREVTFSIEGNNVYQKLRFESGTHRVQRVPRTEASGRVHTSTATVAILPEIEEVEIDINPNDILVDTFRASGPGGQKVNKTSSAVRITHVPTGLVVKCLDEKSQHKNRAKAMRILRSRLYELIEGQKRNERDQIRRDQIGTGDRSEKIRTYNYPQNRVTDHRINFSVHNLEQVMLGYLDEIVDALMGYYKDEQLKQLAASI
- a CDS encoding vWA domain-containing protein — its product is MSFENNKKRKKKAIYVAFPLILLLIAVVILLLRRNVPPVLNLSPIGLDFGDKKNEMVFTVKNTAKARGFFQRGVTPLKFTIDARQAPGWLTVQPISGTVEDEQETIVVKIDRRLLPPESTIEELRIFTNGGDSVVRILAQKEKEKIIITSPTTNSSFSIGDEVLTEWSATSGVSNFANISLSLRGENIETIAQNYNYRKDSDGKGSFLWKVSNFVREDSGYAIRVEDAGDSKLFDEVGPIKIFQPLSSIKVLNQTNDHQFPSTVQFIFSLRNQNNHAILFAPDKVDWKNIKIWENNNEIDYLESHALLYAQDDFELQVMLVLDFSASMYETNEDINKMLASVNDLIDSLKETHQIGVVEFHRPDEPPAVLQSFTTYKNSAKEAINNFSTSKIYSDFSCCWDAVQKGLQQFPEKPDPNVFKTLVFLSDGFDNSSFKTPDDIIALAKDRNVHIFAVGIGNIREENVLKNIAFETGGTYVYAENLKVLQERFKQTITDVKGQYKIKYISPKKPEDGSFKVASEITYNGVTGTPLLQDEIDPSSIFSKTNVGVIRFTAPSIIKYNRAEIFMWCEHAPRYINDFHFWIGTDKPYEVTLTSFNEGGLCQDWTLKNLGDGRYRLTAPDQNAPRKYLPFGVFGTLCKIVVTDINEDGFVIPFKLDNSIYDRGQAFCGEGDTTQTEMWSTNIHVGNTTKQ
- a CDS encoding porin; this encodes MKKSVFVILFFVLGLSDTTFAAQDPQIQYLIDRLHILEKTVNIQKEEICAQKKEIETLRDEVTTLKEEKSQVLPHLTREKCADSFAKEIREDLKPISDEKSFNISNDNQSAEETNKSVADTSSSYVRVGYETGKGFYLNTVDDKYLLNIHQRTQLLYTFTDNDCSEDVSSFRIRRQRVNFEGHVFTSNLTYEVEWDLFAESGRGELKDAYINYKLADWLQLRGGQWKVPYNRQKMISSAKMQFVDRSLASEEFHLSRDIGIMMHGESVEELFEYKLAAMQGAGENEKKNDDTKHLYVTRFAINPFGKFKSYSESDLEHEKTPKLALGAAYAVNSGKQLFVRDEIMTFHNDLDVEQATVDVRLKWLGFSFISDCFWRDIDAHEGEEEGFRSGGIIANGYTVQGGCFVPVSSLQKHLEFAGRYSRIDPDTEIVNDSKSEVGFGINWFFKGHGHKLQADIRRITTQQDPPQDEKRDIEFRMQYQLIF
- the murA gene encoding UDP-N-acetylglucosamine 1-carboxyvinyltransferase encodes the protein MDKIVIEGGNCLEGSARINGAKNAALPIMAACLLLNGPSRIKGIPNIVDIQTQSEILRNLGGEVKKLDDETLEIIFRDGENSDKFTAPYELVRKMRASICVLGPLLSKRRRAKVSYPGGCVIGQRPIDLHIKGLSALGAQIETTEGYVNASADKLVGTNISFTGKTVLGTCNVMTAAVLAEGTTTIEYAACEPEVQDLANFLNKAGAKITGIGESKLTIEGVQELRGVDYEIIPDRIEAGTFMIASAITRGDITLQNVRADHLSAVIDKLRETGVEITITGNEIRVKGNTVYHAVDLMTVPYPGMPTDMQAQFMALLCIVEGKSIITEKIFPDRFIHAAELRRMGADIRVDGPSAIIRGAPFLSGTEVMVSDLRAGAGLVLAGLVAKGTTHIHRVYHLDRGYERLEDRLSKLGAAIKRVRV